A region from the Phycisphaerales bacterium genome encodes:
- a CDS encoding phytanoyl-CoA dioxygenase family protein: MRVIGTADTLEDLKLRLNRDGVALAARVVPEEALAPLREEFDRVMAMDGGRAGARSPLDASGPFRALADTSMRDIAVAVLGASAFVVRSLLFDKRAGANWDVTWHRDSTIAVREKREADGYGPCSIKAGVWHVRPPARVLAKMLTARLHLDDCDESNGALLVVPASHRGSPDLNMPVDHGECRRQAVYCPVQAGGVLLIRPLILHASRKSINSARRRRVLHLEFAAEALECGLRWANA; encoded by the coding sequence ATGAGAGTGATCGGCACTGCTGACACACTGGAAGATCTGAAGCTCCGACTCAACCGGGACGGCGTCGCTCTCGCGGCGCGAGTCGTTCCGGAGGAAGCGCTCGCGCCATTGCGCGAGGAATTCGATCGAGTGATGGCCATGGATGGCGGCCGAGCTGGCGCTCGCTCGCCGCTGGATGCGTCCGGCCCCTTCCGCGCGTTGGCAGACACCTCGATGAGAGACATCGCGGTTGCAGTCTTGGGAGCGAGCGCATTCGTCGTCCGGTCGCTTCTGTTCGACAAGCGAGCCGGCGCCAACTGGGATGTCACCTGGCACCGCGACAGCACCATCGCGGTGCGCGAAAAGCGCGAAGCAGACGGCTACGGCCCCTGCTCCATCAAGGCGGGGGTCTGGCATGTGCGTCCGCCGGCGCGTGTGTTGGCGAAGATGCTTACTGCGCGATTGCATCTGGATGACTGCGACGAATCCAACGGCGCGCTGCTCGTCGTTCCGGCGTCACACCGGGGCTCGCCTGACCTGAACATGCCTGTGGATCATGGCGAGTGTCGGCGTCAGGCAGTCTATTGTCCGGTGCAAGCGGGCGGTGTGCTTCTGATACGCCCCCTGATCCTGCATGCATCAAGGAAGTCCATCAACAGTGCGCGCCGCCGGCGGGTGCTGCATCTCGAATTCGCCGCAGAGGCACTTGAATGCGGGCTGCGATGGGCTAACGCCTGA
- a CDS encoding SEC-C domain-containing protein produces the protein MSKRRRGYPSETNVKRGRRTIATPMGEKELLEKLGRNDLCPCGSGLRFKKCCLRSGRF, from the coding sequence CTACCCGAGCGAGACGAACGTCAAGCGCGGCCGCCGCACGATCGCCACACCCATGGGCGAGAAGGAACTGCTCGAGAAGCTCGGCCGCAACGACCTCTGCCCGTGCGGCAGCGGCCTGCGGTTCAAGAAGTGTTGCCTGCGATCCGGCCGCTTTTGA